In the Helianthus annuus cultivar XRQ/B chromosome 11, HanXRQr2.0-SUNRISE, whole genome shotgun sequence genome, one interval contains:
- the LOC118484218 gene encoding receptor-like protein kinase HERK 1: protein MTTTIARFAHLQIPLQDVLNATNNFHHDNIIGRGGLGHVYKGQLQRSGELITISALRLDGKHGGGVVEFWTEVSMLSDLKHPNIVSIVGFCDDKHEKIIVTTYEAKNGSLKEHLSNPNLTWTQRLKICVGVARALSYLHYDQRRGYGVIHLNVNSSTILLDENWEPKLSGFKVSIKQSLNRMDQVVLSEPIGTIGYVDPEIGKSKGVTCKSDVYAFGVVLFEILCGRRAYIRNDANRLLAPLVMQHYENETLHDIVHPDLRNQISMGALRRYSETAHFCLKEDKIQRPSMLTLIDELQKTLEKALKFQQRREYFVPFPTPTQSPPPSSSPSLSAKNNNVPPP, encoded by the exons ATGACAACAACAATCGCCAGGTTTGCTCACTTACAAATCCCACTTCAAGACGTACTAAACGCCACCAACAACTTTCATCATGATAACATCATCGGACGCGGTGGATTGGGACATGTATACAAAGGACAGCTCCAGCGGTCCGGGGAGTTGATCACGATTTCTGCGCTGAGGTTAGATGGTAAGCACGGTGGAGGAGTTGTCGAGTTCTGGACTGAAGTTTCAATGCTTTCTGATCTCAAGCATCCAAATATAGTCTCTATTGTCGGATTTTGTGATGACAAACATGAGAAGATCATTGTGACCACGTATGAGGCCAAAAATGGAAGTCTCAAGGAGCATCTAAGCAACCCGAACCTCACATGGACGCAAAGATTGAAGATATGTGTAGGCGTTGCTCGTGCGTTGAGTTACCTCCATTATGACCAGCGCCGTGGTTATGGTGTTATACATCTTAACGTCAACAGCTCCACAATTTTATTAGACGAGAACTGGGAACCCAAGTTATCCGGTTTTAAAGTTTCCATCAAACAATCACTTAACCGAATGGACCAGGTCGTCCTTTCTGAACCTATTGGCACAATAGGCTACGTGGACCCAGAAATTGGAAAGTCCAAAGGTGTGACCTGTAAGTCGGATGTCTACGCATTcggtgttgttttatttgaaatattGTGCGGGAGGAGAGCATATATTAGGAACGATGCTAATAGATTACTAGCTCCATTGGTCATGCAACATTATGAGAATGAAACATTGCATGATATTGTCCATCCTGATCTAAGGAATCAAATATCCATGGGAGCACTTAGAAGATACTCAGAAACGGCACATTTTTGCTTAAAAGAAGATAAGATACAACGCCCGAGTATGCTCACTCTCATTGATGAACTTCAGAAAACACTTGAGAAAGCATTGAAGTTTCAGCAGCGACGTGAATATTTT GTACCATTTCCTACCCCTACCCAATCCCCACCCCCATCTTCTTCTCCATCTTTGTCTGCAAAGAACAATAACGTTCCACCAccataa